The Capsicum annuum cultivar UCD-10X-F1 unplaced genomic scaffold, UCD10Xv1.1 ctg80529, whole genome shotgun sequence genome window below encodes:
- the LOC124895199 gene encoding zinc finger A20 and AN1 domain-containing stress-associated protein 8-like, whose amino-acid sequence MESSKETSYRAPEDPVLCINDCDFFGSAAAMNMCSKCQKDMILLKQEHAKLAAISNKDVVRRSSSSDESELALAGVVVASAELASQISQVKSKEGLKKCTAWRKRVGLTGFSCKCGDLFCVVHHYSDKHNSPFDYRNVGQNAIAKANPIFVAEKLDKI is encoded by the coding sequence ATGGAGTCATCTAAAGAGACAAGTTATCGAGCTCCAGAAGACCCCGTCCTCTGCATCAACGACTGTGATTTTTTCGGTAGTGCAGCTGCGATGAATATGTGTTCCAAGTGTCAAAAGGACATGATACTACTGAAGCAAGAACATGCAAAGCTTGCAGCTATATCCAACAAAGACGTCGTACGCAGAAGCTCAAGCAGCGATGAATCAGAACTTGCTCTTGCAGGTGTCGTGGTTGCATCTGCAGAATTAGCCTCTCAGATTTCACAAGTGAAGTCAAAAGAGGGTTTGAAAAAGTGCACAGCTTGGCGTAAGCGTGTGGGATTAACGGGGTTCAGTTGCAAATGTGGTGATCTTTTCTGCGTAGTTCATCATTATTCAGACAAACACAACAGCCCGTTTGATTATAGGAATGTTGGTCAGAATGCAATAGCAAAAGCAAATCCTATATTCGTAGCAGAAAAGCTTGATAAGATCTAA